From Aedes albopictus strain Foshan chromosome 1, AalbF5, whole genome shotgun sequence, one genomic window encodes:
- the LOC109414931 gene encoding uncharacterized protein LOC109414931, which translates to MVASGGNNSAGQRTSTTAAATMDHHHHHHQDHHLQEENTRRRRRPVVLVSCPLWTLLVAVLLLAGAAVHGNTEKDFTQQCNKCRCSWKSGKRNADCTNQGLDLIPDDLSSELQVLDLSNNRIGEIRGYEMMRAHQQNLHKLYIKNSTIETLHKDSFRNLTILIELDLSNNKLKRLDPGLFDDLKKLRVIMLNHNQIERIENNLFQNLRFLTKIELNDNLIYRVALHSFINVPALSQIELDYNRLQILRKETFVNLEKLTSLSLTNNPWNCSCALRNFSEFIMTNSLYRSPTTCEQPPMLKGKEWNEIDLDDFACRPQIIDNRLIYPSDGQNATFTCKVTGLPLPKVDWLFHKRPVSKNDKRWSVTYAVRTNGKDTNEVLVSELTIVGVKPSDRGSYVCKATNPGGTDESEQFFDLTSPAPEVRPNRTNDILWIVLFVVLAILVVLILVIMVLCCVCRKTRRFKKNSSISENGLMNSKMDKSADGSVLDGGSVIMEMQKSLLTEVNPVEKPPRRSDIEATDKNDYDEGPEVKKTLLEETGFATQEDETASVALSDTAPRTRAAYVDEGGYGTTNLPPDLLAFPNTRFPQSPSIQSSMSNIHDGRIYATKSPLSSPIYQHSPSILGASGQVPAGFRTLQHPKTGRTLAIATQRSNSPFTPAPLIYPQVVMKQGYVTIPRKPRTPSWTPSINSTATTAELLPPTSPTSNSGDLPAATEPVYDNLGLRTTASGNSTLKLNKSGGKAGAGSSSTYSMKNRPLPATPGGQTALPPTHNNSTGGSNYESIPEVGGQSATPAIAGLESIYGRTTTGGSSSSRSKVPPRPPPKPKKKPSLVVAAATSPGSSGLASTSSTSPLFADEGEDGTEV; encoded by the exons GACGAAGGCGACCGGTGGTGCTAGTGTCGTGTCCCCTGTGGACGCTTCTAGTGGCAGTGCTACTGCTGGCCGGCGCCGCGGTGCACGGGAACACCGAAAAAGATTTCACACAACAGTGCAACAAATGCCGCTGCAGTTGGAAGAGCGGCAAACGGAATGCGGACTGCACCAACCAGGGGCTGGATCTGATACCGGACGATCTGAGCTCGGAACTGCAG GTTCTGGATCTGTCTAACAATCGGATAGGGGAGATACGCGGGTACGAGATGATGCGCGCCCATCAGCAAAATTTGCACAAATTGTACATCAAAAACAGCACGATCGAAACCCTTCACAAGGACTCGTTCCGAAATCTCACGATCCTGATCGAGCTGGATCTATCGAACAATAAACTGAAACGGCTAGACCCTGGCCTGTTCGATGACTTGAAAAAACTCCGGGTCATCATGCTGAACCACAACCAAATCGAGCGAATAGAGAACAATCTGTTCCAGAATTTGCGATTCCTGACCAAGATCGAACTGAACGACAATCTGATCTACCGGGTAGCGCTGCACAGTTTCATCAACGTTCCGGCCCTGTCGCAGATCGAGCTGGACTACAACCGGCTGCAGATTCTGAGGAAGGAGACGTTCGTCAACTTGGAAAAGCTGACGAGTCTATCGCTGACGAACAATCCGTGGAATTGCAGCTGCGCCCTGCGAAACTTTAGCGAGTTCATCATGACCAATAGTCTGTACAGGTCACCGACGACCTGCGAACAGCCACCGATGCTCAAGGGCAAAGAGTGGAACGAGATCGATCTGGACGACTTTGCCTGTCGGCCGCAAATTATAGACAACCGACTGATCTACCCAAGCGATGGGCAGAATGCTACCTTTACGTGTAAGGTAACGGGATTACCCCTGCCAAAGGTGGACTGGTTGTTCCACAAGCGACCAGTGTCCAAGAACGACAAACGGTGGAGTGTGACGTACGCCGTGCGAACCAATGGAAAGGACACTAATGAG GTCCTGGTTTCGGAGTTAACGATCGTCGGGGTGAAGCCGTCGGATCGGGGTTCCTACGTTTGCAAGgcaaccaaccccggtggaaCGGACGAAAGCGAACAGTTTTTCGACCTGACGAGTCCCGCTCCCGAGGTGCGACCGAATCGAACGAACGACATCCTCTGGATTGTGCTTTTTGTGGTGCTGGCGATTCTGGTCGTGCTGATCCTGGTGATTATGGTTCTGTGCTGCGTATGCCGAAAAACGCGCCGCTTCAAGAAGAATTCGTCGATCAGCGAAAATGGACTGATGAACTCCAAGATGGACAAGTCGGCCGATGGATCTGTGCTGGATGGGGGATCGGTGATCATGGAGATGCAGAAGAGTCTGCTGACGGAGGTGAATCCGGTGGAGAAACCTCCGCGAAGGTCAGACATCGAGGCGACCGACAAGAACGACTACGACGAGGGTCCCGAGGTCAAGAAGACGCTGCTCGAGGAAACGGGATTCG CCACTCAGGAGGACGAAACGGCCTCGGTTGCCCTGTCGGATACGGCGCCACGAACCCGTGCGGCCTACGTCGACGAGGGTGGTTATGGTACCACCAACCTTCCACCGGACCTGCTTGCTTTCCCGAACACCCGGTTCCCGCAGTCTCCGTCGATTCAGAGCTCGATGTCAAACATCCACGACGGACGAATCTACGCCACCAAGTCGCCTCTCTCCAGTCCGATCTATCAGCATAGCCCTAGTATCCTGGGCGCAAGTGGCCAAGTCCCGGCCGGGTTCCGAACGCTGCAGCATCCGAAAACGGGTCGAACGTTAGCGATCGCAACGCAGCGATCGAATTCGCCCTTCACGCCGGCGCCTCTAATCTACCCGCAGGTCGTTATGAAACAAGGTTACGTCACGATCCCTCGGAAACCTCGCACCCCCAGTTGGACCCCATCGATCAACTCGACTGCAACGACGGCGGAACTGCTGCCACCCACAAGCCCAACGTCCAACAGCGGAGACCTCCCGGCTGCGACGGAACCGGTATACGACAATCTCGGCCTCCGGACGACCGCGTCCGGCAATTCGACGCTCAAGCTGAACAAATCGGGCGGCAAGGCGGGCGCGGGCTCCAGCAGTACCTACAGTATGAAGAATCGACCACTTCCAGCGACTCCCGGCGGACAAACGGCCCTGCCGCCGACGCACAACAATTCCACCGGCGGCAGCAACTACGAATCGATTCCCGAGGTGGGAGGACAATCAGCGACGCCTGCAATAGCCGGCCTGGAATCGATCTACGGAAGGACCACCACCGGCGGAAGCAGCAGTAGCAGGAGCAAAGTACCACCTCGGCCACCACCGAAGCCTAAGAAGAAGCCCAGcctggtggtggcggcggcgacATCACCCGGATCCAGTGGCCTAGCCAGTACCAGTAGCACCAGCCCGCTGTTTGCCGACGAAGGAGAGGACGGAACAGAGGTCTAG